One Roseburia rectibacter DNA window includes the following coding sequences:
- the rapZ gene encoding RNase adapter RapZ, translating to MKFVILTGMSGAGKSTAIKMMEDIGFYCVDNLPIPLLEKFVELTTLQSAELQKVAVGIDIRSGQSFDELHSVLDRMKDNGVEYEILFLDAEDSVLVKRYKETRRNHPLSGGERVDKGIEEERKRLAFLKERADYIIDTSQLLTRELKAELDKIFIQNQDYKNLFITILSFGFKYGIPVDSDLVFDVRFLPNPYYVEGLRAKTGNDKEIQDYVMQFQEANVFLDKLEDMLEFLIPNYITEGKNQLVISIGCTGGKHRSVALANELYKRLSGRKGYGLKIEHRDIGKDALRGK from the coding sequence ATGAAGTTCGTAATTTTAACAGGAATGTCGGGAGCAGGAAAAAGTACAGCGATAAAGATGATGGAAGATATAGGGTTTTATTGCGTTGATAATCTTCCTATTCCGCTACTGGAAAAGTTTGTAGAACTTACAACATTACAGAGCGCGGAACTGCAGAAAGTTGCAGTCGGCATTGATATCAGAAGCGGTCAGTCATTTGATGAGCTGCATAGTGTGTTAGACCGGATGAAAGATAATGGCGTTGAATATGAGATCCTGTTTTTGGATGCCGAAGATTCTGTTCTGGTAAAACGATATAAGGAAACGAGAAGAAACCATCCGTTATCCGGCGGCGAGCGTGTGGATAAGGGAATTGAAGAGGAAAGAAAGCGTCTGGCGTTTTTAAAAGAGCGTGCAGATTATATTATAGATACAAGCCAGCTTTTGACGAGAGAGTTAAAAGCCGAGTTGGACAAAATATTTATACAGAATCAGGATTATAAGAATTTATTTATCACGATTCTGTCGTTTGGATTCAAATATGGAATACCGGTCGATTCCGATCTGGTATTTGATGTCCGTTTTCTCCCAAACCCATATTATGTGGAGGGATTGCGGGCAAAGACCGGAAATGATAAAGAAATTCAGGATTATGTCATGCAGTTTCAGGAAGCAAATGTCTTTCTTGACAAACTTGAAGATATGCTGGAATTTCTGATCCCGAATTACATTACGGAGGGCAAGAACCAGCTTGTGATCTCCATCGGATGTACCGGGGGAAAACACCGGTCTGTTGCACTGGCGAATGAATTATACAAACGTTTGTCGGGAAGAAAAGGTTATGGACTTAAAATCGAGCATCGGGATATTGGCAAAGATGCTTTAAGGGGAAAATAA
- a CDS encoding P-II family nitrogen regulator yields MKKLEIIIKPEKLEDLKALLDSEEVNGLNIVNSMGYGNQKGIIKNYRGAEYAVNLLPKIKVETVVADEVAPKLIDKIVEQINTGHIGDGKIFMYEVEDAIRIRTGERGVDAL; encoded by the coding sequence ATGAAGAAGTTAGAGATTATTATCAAACCTGAGAAATTAGAGGATCTTAAGGCTTTGCTTGACAGTGAAGAAGTAAATGGTCTTAATATTGTAAACAGCATGGGTTACGGTAATCAGAAAGGTATTATCAAAAATTACCGTGGTGCAGAGTATGCAGTCAATCTGTTACCGAAAATAAAAGTGGAGACAGTCGTGGCAGATGAGGTTGCTCCAAAGCTGATCGACAAGATCGTTGAACAGATCAATACTGGTCATATCGGTGATGGTAAAATTTTTATGTATGAGGTAGAAGATGCGATCCGTATCAGAACAGGTGAGCGTGGTGTAGACGCACTGTAA
- a CDS encoding glutamine synthetase III family protein — translation MSETGYLNVAEIFGENVFNDAVMQERLPKKVYKKLKEVIQEGRELDLETADVVAHEMKEWAIEKGATHYTHWFQPLTGVTAEKHDSFITAPMENGKVLMSFSGKELIKGEPDASSFPSGGLRATFEARGYTAWDCTSPAFVRQDAAGATLCIPTAFCSYTGEALDQKTPLLRSMEAINEQALRLVRLFGNTTSKRVTPSVGPEQEYFIVDRQKYLQRKDLIFTGRTLFGAMPPKGQEMDDHYFGAIRERIAAFMKDVNEELWKLGVSAKTQHNEVAPAQHELAPIYAQANIAVDHNQLVMETLKKVAGRHGLQCLLHEKPFAGVNGSGKHNNWSITTDDGINLLEPGKTPHENVQFLLVLTCILKAVDKHADLLRESAADVGNDHRLGANEAPPAIVSVYLGEQLQDVLSQLISTGEATHSLAGQKLETGVKTLPDFMKDATDRNRTSPFAFTGNKFEFRMVGSQDSIAQPNVVLNTIVAEAFSEACDVLEKADDFDMAVHDLIKEYATEHQRIVFNGNGYSDEWVAEAERRGLPNIRSMVDAIPALNTEKSVKLFEKFKVFTKAELDSRVEIEYETYSKEINIEARAAIDIATKQIIPAVIKYTTVLAESITSVKAACGADISAQTEILTQVSSLLADSKKALAKLQVVTEKAAEMEEGRDQAVYYRDEVKTAMDELRAPIDKLEMLVDKSMWPMPSYGDLLFEV, via the coding sequence ATGAGCGAAACAGGATACTTAAATGTAGCAGAGATTTTTGGCGAGAACGTATTCAATGATGCAGTTATGCAGGAACGCCTGCCAAAGAAAGTTTACAAGAAGTTAAAGGAAGTAATTCAGGAAGGTCGCGAGTTAGACCTTGAAACAGCAGATGTTGTTGCACATGAGATGAAAGAATGGGCAATCGAAAAAGGTGCAACACATTATACTCACTGGTTCCAGCCACTGACCGGAGTAACAGCAGAGAAACATGATTCATTCATCACAGCACCGATGGAGAACGGCAAGGTATTAATGAGCTTTTCCGGTAAAGAGCTGATCAAAGGTGAGCCGGATGCATCTTCTTTTCCATCCGGTGGTTTGAGAGCTACATTCGAGGCAAGAGGATATACAGCATGGGATTGTACCTCACCGGCATTCGTAAGACAGGATGCAGCAGGCGCAACACTTTGTATCCCAACAGCTTTCTGTTCTTACACAGGAGAAGCACTCGATCAGAAAACACCGCTTCTTCGTTCTATGGAAGCTATCAATGAGCAGGCATTACGTCTTGTAAGATTATTCGGTAATACGACATCAAAGAGAGTTACTCCTTCTGTTGGACCGGAGCAGGAGTACTTCATCGTAGACAGACAGAAATATTTACAGAGAAAAGACCTTATCTTTACCGGTCGTACTTTATTCGGTGCAATGCCTCCAAAAGGTCAGGAGATGGACGATCATTACTTCGGTGCGATTCGTGAGAGAATCGCAGCATTCATGAAGGATGTAAACGAAGAACTCTGGAAATTAGGCGTCAGCGCAAAGACACAGCACAACGAAGTTGCACCTGCACAGCATGAGTTAGCTCCGATCTACGCACAGGCTAACATTGCAGTAGACCACAACCAGTTGGTAATGGAGACATTAAAGAAAGTAGCCGGACGTCATGGCTTACAGTGCCTGCTTCATGAAAAACCATTTGCAGGTGTCAATGGTTCTGGTAAACATAACAACTGGTCAATTACAACGGATGATGGAATCAACCTGTTAGAGCCAGGTAAGACACCACACGAGAATGTACAGTTCTTATTAGTACTTACCTGTATCTTAAAAGCAGTTGACAAACATGCAGATCTTTTAAGAGAGTCCGCAGCAGATGTCGGAAACGACCACAGATTAGGAGCAAACGAGGCACCGCCAGCAATCGTTTCCGTATACTTAGGAGAGCAGCTTCAGGATGTATTATCACAGCTGATCAGCACAGGCGAAGCTACACACAGTCTTGCTGGACAGAAATTAGAGACAGGTGTTAAGACACTTCCTGATTTTATGAAAGATGCGACAGACCGTAACAGAACATCACCGTTTGCATTTACCGGTAATAAATTTGAATTCCGTATGGTAGGTTCCCAGGATTCTATCGCTCAGCCGAACGTTGTATTAAATACAATCGTTGCAGAGGCATTTTCAGAGGCATGTGATGTTCTTGAAAAAGCAGATGATTTTGATATGGCAGTACATGATCTGATCAAAGAATATGCAACAGAGCATCAGAGAATCGTATTCAACGGAAACGGTTATTCCGATGAGTGGGTAGCAGAAGCTGAGAGACGCGGACTTCCAAATATCCGTTCCATGGTAGATGCGATCCCTGCATTAAATACAGAGAAATCTGTGAAATTATTTGAAAAATTCAAAGTATTTACAAAGGCAGAGTTAGACTCCCGTGTTGAAATCGAGTATGAGACATACTCAAAAGAGATTAACATCGAGGCAAGAGCTGCAATTGATATCGCAACCAAGCAGATCATTCCGGCTGTTATCAAATACACAACCGTACTTGCTGAGTCTATTACTTCCGTAAAAGCAGCATGTGGTGCAGATATCAGCGCACAGACAGAGATCCTGACACAGGTTTCCTCTTTACTGGCTGATTCCAAGAAGGCACTGGCAAAATTACAGGTAGTAACGGAAAAAGCTGCAGAGATGGAAGAAGGCAGAGATCAGGCTGTATACTATAGAGATGAAGTTAAGACAGCAATGGATGAGTTAAGAGCACCGATTGATAAACTTGAGATGTTAGTAGACAAATCCATGTGGCCAATGCCATCTTATGGTGATCTGTTATTCGAGGTATAA
- a CDS encoding DUF5688 family protein, with protein MSYQEFQKRIKKILEEKFAGNAAVIISPVLKNNGIERIGLSIQGNESNVCPVIYLEYYYESYQSGREFDDIVKEIEAVYQKNCISGMVDMSFFKDWSVAQGKITLKLINYEENKKLLERLPHRKFLDMAIVYQYVMETGQKESATVLINYFHMKIWEVQERDLYECACRNYRKLTPVMVENIKCVIAELLEESMLDIPLDEGEDMAPLYVVTNRAKLNGAASMVFISELRDSSDVFEQDLYILPSSIHEVLVLPVQYADIKELRWMVKEVNGTLLPEEKLSDQVYRYCCKSGKIEIV; from the coding sequence ATGAGTTATCAGGAATTTCAGAAACGAATAAAAAAGATTTTGGAAGAAAAATTTGCAGGAAATGCAGCAGTCATAATAAGTCCGGTATTGAAAAATAATGGGATAGAGCGCATTGGTTTGTCGATACAGGGAAATGAAAGCAATGTATGTCCGGTCATATACTTGGAATATTATTACGAGTCATACCAGAGTGGACGGGAATTTGATGATATTGTAAAGGAAATAGAAGCAGTGTATCAGAAAAATTGTATTTCAGGTATGGTGGATATGTCATTTTTTAAAGATTGGAGTGTGGCACAAGGGAAAATCACGTTAAAACTCATAAATTACGAAGAAAATAAGAAACTGTTAGAGCGGTTGCCGCATAGGAAGTTTTTAGATATGGCGATTGTATATCAGTATGTAATGGAAACCGGACAAAAAGAAAGTGCGACAGTGTTGATTAATTATTTTCATATGAAAATCTGGGAAGTACAGGAGCGGGATTTATATGAGTGTGCCTGTCGGAATTATCGAAAATTAACACCAGTGATGGTAGAAAACATAAAATGTGTGATAGCAGAGCTTTTAGAAGAAAGTATGTTAGATATACCACTGGATGAAGGGGAAGATATGGCACCATTGTATGTTGTTACCAATCGGGCAAAACTTAATGGAGCGGCATCTATGGTTTTTATTTCAGAACTAAGAGATAGTTCGGATGTATTTGAGCAGGATTTATACATATTACCAAGTTCTATTCATGAAGTTCTGGTTCTTCCGGTGCAATATGCAGATATAAAGGAATTAAGATGGATGGTAAAAGAGGTAAATGGTACATTGCTTCCAGAAGAAAAGTTGTCAGATCAGGTATATCGGTATTGTTGTAAAAGCGGAAAAATTGAGATTGTGTGA
- a CDS encoding helix-turn-helix domain-containing protein, which produces MFKNEPDLLTRKQCQDLLHISKSKMLDLIHKDLIPAHIIAGSFRIEKADLIDFVQNSRYWK; this is translated from the coding sequence ATGTTTAAAAATGAACCCGATTTACTAACACGTAAGCAGTGCCAAGATCTGTTACACATCAGCAAATCAAAAATGTTAGATTTGATTCACAAAGATTTAATTCCTGCACATATCATCGCAGGGAGTTTCCGAATTGAAAAAGCCGATTTAATTGATTTTGTTCAAAATTCCCGTTACTGGAAATAA
- a CDS encoding diacylglycerol/lipid kinase family protein — MEEKKTLLFIFNPFSGKAQIKNQLMDIVDTMVKAGYEVTIYPTQAPEDAIHKVETDAEKYDLVVCSGGDGTLDEVVSGIMHKGLAVPLGYIPAGSTNDFATSLGIPKDMVKAADAAVNGRAFPCDIGAFNNDYFVYVAAFGLFTEVSYKTSQEWKNVLGHAAYILEGMRSLHDIPSFTMQVEYNNVRIQDEFIYGMISNSTSVGGFKGMTGKDVRLDDGVFEVTLIKKPRNPIELNEIIASLINLVDDTDMIYSFKSNEVKFLVREEVPWTLDGEFGGAHEEVVVKNICRAVDIMVPGNK, encoded by the coding sequence ATGGAAGAAAAGAAAACACTATTATTTATTTTCAATCCATTTTCTGGAAAAGCGCAGATTAAAAACCAGCTTATGGATATCGTGGATACCATGGTGAAGGCAGGGTATGAGGTAACAATTTATCCGACACAGGCACCGGAAGATGCGATACATAAAGTGGAAACAGATGCAGAAAAATATGATCTTGTTGTATGCAGCGGAGGAGACGGTACGCTTGATGAAGTGGTAAGTGGTATCATGCATAAAGGACTTGCTGTACCGTTAGGATATATTCCGGCGGGAAGCACCAATGATTTTGCAACTTCACTTGGAATTCCAAAGGATATGGTAAAGGCAGCAGATGCAGCAGTGAATGGAAGAGCATTTCCGTGTGATATCGGTGCATTTAACAATGATTATTTTGTCTATGTGGCAGCTTTCGGACTTTTTACGGAGGTCTCTTATAAGACAAGCCAGGAATGGAAAAATGTACTTGGACATGCAGCATATATTCTGGAAGGAATGCGCAGTCTGCATGATATCCCATCGTTTACCATGCAGGTTGAGTATAATAATGTGCGTATCCAGGATGAATTTATCTATGGAATGATCAGCAATTCCACATCGGTGGGTGGATTTAAGGGAATGACCGGAAAAGATGTGCGCTTAGACGATGGCGTGTTTGAGGTTACCCTGATCAAAAAACCACGCAATCCGATTGAACTCAACGAAATTATCGCATCTCTGATCAATCTTGTGGATGACACAGATATGATTTATTCATTTAAATCTAATGAAGTAAAGTTCCTTGTAAGAGAGGAAGTTCCGTGGACGTTAGACGGCGAATTTGGCGGGGCACACGAAGAAGTTGTCGTAAAAAATATCTGCCGTGCTGTTGATATTATGGTTCCGGGAAACAAATGA
- a CDS encoding ammonium transporter yields the protein MDMSVWYLMGAALVFFMQCGFAMVEAGFTRSKNVGNITMKNLMDFCIGTVAFYLLGYNLLCGDGKFFGWGLNPFAHFGETDWSGFVFNLVFCATAATIVSGAMAERTKFITYCIYSFIISLCVYPIEAHWVWGGTPWLTDLGFTDFAGSACIHMVGGITAFIGAAMLGPRIGKYDKNGKPRPILGHNILIGALGVFILWFGWYGFNGAAATDTMQLSQIFATTTVAPAVATCTAMLYTWIRNGKPDVSMSLNGSLAGLVAVTAGCANVDVIGSFIIGAVAGVLVCVAVYFVEDKLKVDDPVGAVAVHGCNGIWGTIAVGLFDYKDGLFYGGGVHHLLIQLLGILCIAGWTIVTMGIVFTVLKKTIGLRVSAQEEIEGLDSTEHGLESGYPDFVSRELH from the coding sequence ATGGATATGAGTGTATGGTACCTTATGGGTGCAGCGTTAGTTTTTTTTATGCAATGCGGATTTGCTATGGTTGAGGCTGGTTTTACCAGATCAAAGAATGTTGGTAATATTACGATGAAGAACCTGATGGATTTTTGTATCGGCACAGTTGCTTTTTATCTGTTGGGTTATAACCTCTTATGTGGTGATGGTAAGTTTTTTGGCTGGGGATTAAATCCATTTGCTCATTTTGGAGAGACTGACTGGTCGGGATTTGTATTTAACCTGGTATTCTGCGCAACAGCAGCAACGATCGTTTCCGGCGCAATGGCAGAGCGTACCAAATTTATTACATATTGTATTTACAGTTTTATCATCAGCTTATGTGTTTACCCGATCGAAGCTCACTGGGTATGGGGCGGAACACCATGGCTTACTGATCTTGGATTTACAGATTTTGCAGGTTCTGCATGTATCCATATGGTAGGTGGTATCACAGCTTTCATCGGTGCAGCAATGTTAGGACCTCGTATCGGAAAATATGACAAAAACGGAAAACCAAGACCAATTCTTGGACATAATATTTTGATCGGTGCACTTGGCGTATTCATTCTCTGGTTTGGATGGTATGGATTTAACGGCGCAGCAGCAACAGACACCATGCAGTTATCACAGATTTTTGCAACAACGACAGTTGCTCCTGCAGTGGCAACCTGTACCGCAATGCTTTATACATGGATCAGAAATGGCAAACCGGATGTTTCCATGTCATTAAACGGATCTCTTGCAGGTCTTGTAGCAGTTACTGCCGGCTGTGCAAATGTAGATGTTATCGGTTCTTTCATCATCGGCGCAGTAGCAGGTGTGCTTGTCTGTGTAGCAGTATACTTTGTTGAGGATAAACTAAAAGTAGATGACCCGGTTGGTGCAGTTGCAGTTCATGGCTGCAATGGTATCTGGGGAACGATCGCAGTAGGACTTTTTGATTATAAAGATGGTCTGTTCTACGGTGGTGGTGTCCATCATCTTCTGATCCAGTTACTTGGTATCCTTTGCATTGCAGGATGGACGATCGTTACGATGGGAATCGTATTTACAGTCTTAAAGAAAACAATCGGTCTTCGTGTTTCTGCACAGGAAGAAATCGAAGGACTTGATTCTACAGAACATGGATTAGAGTCAGGTTATCCGGATTTTGTATCGAGAGAGTTACATTAA
- the whiA gene encoding DNA-binding protein WhiA — protein sequence MSFSSEVKQELAKQSGKSRHCQIAELAALVAFEGKRQRLIGDAGDVLDSENPLLQEKYGLLLTQLFQINIEEIDTLSAERVLETIKMWNQSFGGAQITDTVNGILLQQTCCRRAFIRGAFLAGGSISDPNKSYHFEIVCRGIEQAKQLQDTINSFDMEAKIVVRKKHQVVYLKEGAQIVDMLNIMEAHVALMNLENVRILKEMRNSVNRKVNCETANISKTVTAAVKQLGDIEYIKQNAGLDSLPENLKEMALLRLEYPDTPLKELGTYLDPPVGKSGVNHRLRRISEIADELRGKEPCEK from the coding sequence ATGTCTTTTTCAAGTGAAGTGAAACAGGAGCTGGCAAAGCAGAGTGGAAAGAGCAGACATTGCCAGATCGCAGAACTTGCAGCGCTGGTTGCTTTTGAAGGAAAACGTCAGCGGCTGATCGGGGATGCAGGTGATGTGTTAGATTCGGAAAATCCGCTTTTGCAGGAAAAATATGGACTGTTACTGACTCAGTTGTTCCAGATTAATATAGAGGAAATAGATACACTGTCAGCCGAACGTGTCCTTGAGACGATCAAAATGTGGAACCAGTCTTTTGGAGGGGCACAGATCACTGATACGGTAAATGGAATTTTGCTGCAGCAGACCTGCTGCAGGCGGGCATTTATCCGGGGAGCATTTTTAGCGGGTGGATCGATCAGTGATCCGAATAAATCTTACCATTTTGAAATTGTCTGCAGAGGTATCGAACAGGCAAAACAGCTTCAGGATACGATCAACAGTTTTGATATGGAAGCAAAGATCGTGGTGCGAAAAAAACATCAGGTCGTATATTTAAAAGAGGGTGCGCAGATCGTGGATATGTTAAATATTATGGAAGCGCATGTGGCATTGATGAATCTTGAGAATGTGCGGATATTAAAAGAAATGAGAAACTCCGTTAACCGCAAGGTAAATTGTGAGACGGCAAATATCAGCAAAACTGTTACAGCAGCAGTAAAACAGCTTGGCGATATTGAATATATTAAGCAGAATGCAGGTTTAGACAGTCTGCCGGAAAACTTAAAAGAAATGGCATTGCTGCGGTTAGAGTACCCGGATACACCACTTAAGGAACTGGGAACTTACCTTGATCCGCCTGTCGGAAAATCAGGAGTGAACCACAGACTGCGCAGAATCAGTGAGATCGCAGATGAACTGCGTGGGAAAGAACCGTGTGAAAAATAA
- the fba gene encoding class II fructose-1,6-bisphosphate aldolase, whose product MLVSAKEMLDKAKAGHYAVGQFNINNLEWTKSVLLTAEELRSPVILGVSEGAGKYMTGFGTVAAMVKAMHDELGITVPVALHLDHGTYEGCYKCIKAGFTSIMFDGSHYPIDENVEKTKELVSVAHAMGMSIEAEVGSIGGEEDGVVGMGECADPEECKRVADLGVDMLAAGIGNIHGKYPANWKGLSFETLDAIQKLTGQMPLVLHGGTGIPEDMIKKAISLGVAKINVNTECQLSFADATRKYIEAGKDLEGKGFDPRKLLAPGAEAIKATVKEKMELFGSVGKAE is encoded by the coding sequence ATGTTAGTATCTGCAAAAGAAATGTTAGACAAAGCAAAAGCTGGTCACTATGCAGTTGGTCAGTTCAACATTAATAACCTGGAGTGGACAAAATCTGTTCTGCTTACAGCAGAGGAGTTAAGATCCCCGGTTATCTTAGGCGTTTCTGAAGGCGCTGGAAAATATATGACAGGTTTCGGTACTGTAGCAGCTATGGTAAAAGCTATGCATGATGAGTTAGGAATCACAGTTCCTGTTGCATTACACTTAGATCATGGTACTTACGAAGGATGCTATAAATGTATCAAAGCAGGATTTACATCCATCATGTTCGACGGTTCCCATTATCCAATCGATGAGAACGTTGAGAAAACAAAAGAGCTCGTATCCGTTGCTCATGCAATGGGAATGTCCATCGAGGCAGAAGTTGGTTCTATCGGTGGTGAGGAAGACGGCGTTGTAGGTATGGGCGAGTGCGCTGATCCGGAAGAGTGCAAGAGAGTTGCAGATCTTGGTGTGGACATGCTTGCAGCCGGTATCGGTAATATTCATGGTAAATATCCGGCAAACTGGAAAGGATTAAGCTTTGAGACTCTTGATGCTATCCAGAAATTAACAGGTCAGATGCCGTTAGTACTTCACGGAGGTACAGGTATTCCGGAAGACATGATCAAGAAAGCAATCTCCCTTGGAGTAGCTAAGATCAACGTTAACACAGAGTGCCAGTTATCTTTCGCAGATGCTACACGTAAATATATCGAAGCTGGTAAAGATTTAGAGGGTAAAGGATTTGATCCTCGTAAATTATTAGCTCCAGGTGCAGAAGCAATCAAAGCTACTGTAAAAGAGAAAATGGAACTGTTCGGTTCTGTTGGCAAAGCTGAATAA
- the murB gene encoding UDP-N-acetylmuramate dehydrogenase: MNQQFLTELKAVTAENRIFTDEPMKKHTTFRVGGPADVLIQPKRAELASVIRLCREYDIPYQVIGNGSNLLVGDRGIRGAVIEMLSKKDEICVEDDCITVGAGMLLSKTANCAAEHGLTGMEFAAGIPGSIGGAVVMNAGAYGGEMKDILTAVTVLDKDGNEKKLTVEELELGYRTSCILKKGYIVTEAKMKLLHGEEKKIRARMDELKKQRVEKQPLEFPSAGSTFKRPEGYFAGKLIMDAGLRGYQVGDAQVSEKHCGFVINRGNATAADVRTLMQNVSDIVEEKFDVRLEPEVKITGEF, encoded by the coding sequence ATGAATCAGCAGTTTTTGACAGAACTTAAAGCAGTCACAGCAGAAAACAGAATATTTACGGATGAACCGATGAAAAAACATACGACATTCCGTGTGGGTGGTCCGGCAGATGTTTTAATACAGCCTAAGAGAGCAGAACTGGCATCCGTTATCCGTCTGTGCAGAGAGTATGATATCCCGTATCAGGTCATCGGAAATGGAAGCAATCTTTTAGTGGGCGACCGTGGAATCAGAGGTGCTGTGATCGAGATGCTGTCAAAAAAAGATGAGATTTGTGTGGAAGATGACTGCATCACTGTGGGAGCAGGAATGTTGTTGTCAAAGACAGCAAACTGTGCGGCAGAGCATGGTCTGACCGGCATGGAATTTGCAGCCGGGATTCCGGGCAGCATCGGTGGTGCTGTTGTCATGAATGCGGGCGCTTACGGCGGTGAGATGAAGGATATCTTAACCGCTGTGACCGTCTTAGATAAAGATGGCAATGAGAAAAAACTTACGGTAGAAGAACTTGAACTTGGCTACCGGACAAGCTGTATTTTAAAAAAAGGTTATATTGTAACAGAAGCAAAGATGAAACTTTTGCATGGAGAGGAAAAAAAGATCCGTGCCCGCATGGATGAGTTAAAGAAACAGAGGGTGGAAAAACAGCCGCTTGAGTTTCCAAGTGCAGGAAGTACTTTTAAAAGACCGGAAGGATATTTTGCGGGAAAACTCATCATGGATGCAGGATTAAGAGGTTATCAGGTGGGAGATGCGCAGGTGTCAGAAAAACACTGTGGATTTGTCATCAACCGGGGAAATGCTACGGCAGCGGATGTAAGGACCCTGATGCAGAATGTTTCAGATATTGTAGAAGAAAAGTTTGACGTCAGGTTAGAACCGGAAGTCAAGATAACCGGTGAATTTTAA
- a CDS encoding HPr family phosphocarrier protein has translation MKKSVVVNMQNDMEARPIALLVQKANQFSSRIYMESADNKRVNVKSIMGMMNMALLNGEEVVIDAEGEDEQEAIAAIEEFLTK, from the coding sequence ATGAAAAAGAGTGTAGTGGTAAATATGCAAAACGACATGGAAGCAAGACCGATCGCACTTTTAGTGCAGAAGGCAAATCAGTTTTCAAGCCGGATCTATATGGAATCTGCTGACAACAAGAGAGTGAATGTCAAAAGCATTATGGGAATGATGAACATGGCTCTTTTAAATGGTGAAGAAGTTGTGATCGATGCTGAGGGCGAGGATGAACAGGAAGCAATCGCAGCAATCGAGGAATTTCTGACAAAATAA